The Terriglobus roseus sequence CGCTAATCCACAATCCCCAAAGTCTTCGGCTTTTACTTCGCTGCACACTTTACCTTCATAAGAGGCGAGCGTGCATCGACTAGGCGTCAGCGCGAGACAGGAAAGACCTGCTGCGGGCTCGGAACACCATCCCGCCGCAGCACCCATACCGGGAGCAGCTGTGCCGGAAGCGCGAGGCCGCGGTGACCTACAACGTCTACGCTCGCTTCTAGCGTGAGGGTCTGGTCTGGCGCGTCACACCCACTGACATGCGCGGCGAATCCCGCATGCAAACCCGACGTTCGCGAGCCGAGACCAGCTCGAGGCCTCGGCCGGAGCGTGGGGCGCCATGGTAGACCTCACAGCTAGGCAAGCTCTCGACAAGAATTCGCATTCGCGCCGTGGCTTCCAGATGGTGTTAGATAGTTCCAGTTTGACAGAGTGTCGATGGGTCCATAGCTGGTACGCTCGAGCATGGCAGCCACAACGTTCCTTCGCACTGAGGCCGGGTTTCGAGTGATATATGCGCATGGTGCGGCTAGAACGATCGCGAGGGACGGAATCGATGCGATCTTCAGTGATCTCCAAATCGTCGGCGAGAACCAAGCACAAATATTGCGACTAGCAAGTGGCCAGAGCATGACTGTCGTCGTCGACGATGACAACTGAGGTTGCGCCCCTACGGAAGGTTGATCCGTAAAAGCTGGAGGATGCCGAGGCCGACAATTGCAAGACAGGTTGACATGGCGTCGGGACCTACCGATCTGATGTCATAAGCTTCGGCCAGCGCGCGGGCTCTCCTTTTCTGAAATACTCTTCGGGGGGCGGGAATTGCACAGAGCGCATGTCCAGAGGTGCTCTTGATAGTCCGTCCACGCGGCGGACGCGCACGCTCCAGTCTTGGTTGGAAGCGGACTCTGTGCCCAGACCTGCCTCAGCGATGATGCGATTGCGCAGCGATGTTTCATGAATTAGCAATAGCCCATAACAAACACGCCTGACCGTCCGCTGGGGAACAAAATGCGATAGAGTTATCGCTTTTTCTCGAAGGCATTGACTTGGCTGTCGAAGGCTCACATTTGCGGACGCGTTGCAGCCGGAGTTCATTTAGCGCGCGAAGCGTTCGAAACGCGTGTGACGTGCGGGTGGGTGCGCGTGAGGAGTTCCGGACGGTTTCGCGCAGGCGAGCGCGTGCCGCCAACGGGGCACCTGCTCGTACGCTTAGGCCCGTCTTTGTGGAGCGTTGCCTCCCATCAATGCGGCATTGAGCTCATGCCGCAGGAATCGGTAGAGGGTGCAGCGGCCGCCACCTGGCAGCTACGAACTCCTACGACACGCCGCGGCGTGTCGCAAGTGGGGGGCTTGTGAAGTTGTTAAAACGCATTGGAAGGAATGAGCTCGCGGACGCGTTCCTTGCGCAGCCCATAGCGGGAAAGCGAGCTGATGCTGCGATCAGTGACCACGGAGCTGCACACCTCTTCGATTCGCTTTAGCGGGCTGCGAGGTTCCTCACGCTAGGCTCCGGTGCTACATGGCGAGATGGAATCCTGCTTTGTTCTGTCCATCGAATCCGACGGAGAACTGAGCTTGGTCACGTACTCCGTGGAAGGAGTACTCAGCGACGGCCAGCGAATGGTCTTGCGCCATCCGACTCCTACCGCGATCGGTCAAATCGTCAGAGCACTGAATGTGACGGAAGCACTCGAGCCAGCGATGATCGAGGCAATCAACCACCTCAAGGGCTCGTATCGACTGTACATCGATATAGAAGAAGGCTCTGCGATGAGGTTCGTCGACGCCCGTAAGGGCCCTTGGTCCACGCGTCCGAACCAATAAGCAGCTTCCACAGCCCCTACATCTTGTGGCTTCATCTTCGCCGATTTTTCGCCTAAGCTCTCGTCATGGGAGGCGAGCGTGCGTCTACGACCCGTCAGCGGGAGCGAGGGAAGATCTGTTGTAGGTGCCGGAGCAGCATTCCGCCGCCGTATCCGGGGCGGGAGCGCCGTTGCGCCAAGTGTGAGGCCGCGGTGACCCGCCACGTCTACGCGCGCTTCTGGCGTGAGGGCCTGGTCTGGCGAGTCGCCTTCAGCGACATGACCGGAGAGCACCGCATGCGTGATCTGACCTTCGCTAGTCCGGAGAAGATCGAAGCCCTGGCCCAGCGCGGCGGCGCGATGAAGGATCTGGCCGCCAAGCAGGGTATTGCAGTCGGCATCCGCAACGGCGCCGGCGGCTTCACGATGATTCTGGACAACAATCAGTTCGCTAAGGTGTCGCTGGGAGCGAAGTGGTAGGCTGGTGCCCACGGAGAACTCATGAAGCTGGTCGAAATTGGTTCTTACGCAATCAATCCTTTGTCTGTTGAATACGTCACGACCGTCATTGCCACAGAGCGCGTGCCAAATCAGAATAGTCAGCACGCGCTCATCGTATTTAACGGGGGCGATAAGCTCAATATTGAAGGCAAGAGCCAATACGAATGTGTCCAGCTCATTAACGCGGCATTGGGCAATTAACACGAGCGGACCTCCGAACGCTTCTCCTCACCCGATGGTTACTGCCTTTAGTACCGGTAAAGATACGCAGTCGAAAGATCTCGATTAGAAGCGGCGTCAGCAAGAAAAGTTCCCCTCTCACAACGATGGTTAACTGCCTTGTCTTTCCCTAAAGTGAAAATCTGAACTGCGGTTGTGTTTCGCGGACCAACAGGCGGTCTGCGACGGGTAGGCTTTAAGGATCTACCCCGCCCCCATAGACCTAGGTCGAACGTATAAAGCTCTTGCCTGAGCCGGAAACGCTCACGTCGCGGACAGCCCGCCCGAGTCGCCAGTTACGACTGGAGTAACCATGACGAAGGCGAGAGACTGGGCAGAGCGGTAGCCATCGACAATCCGCGCCCCTAATGTTCTTTCTTGCTGGATTTGCATTTGCCTGTTCTAGTTCTGAGCTGGCTTTCGCTACTCGCGCCATGATAGGAGAAGGTCGAACTGGATGGCTCCCTTCCGGTTTGCCTTGCTGTCTGCGTTCAGCGTGCCGCGCCAAGAGCATCCACGCCCTTCGGACGCACGCTCTCCCTCCTGGAACCCGCTACGCACCTCTGCGAGGTATGGACTCCTTGCCCCAGGCAAGCTGGGGTCCCTTTCCGTAGCTTCCATTCAGTCGCCGAGGGAGTGGATGGCGACGGCACACCCGTTGGGCAAGCATGTACCGCAGACAGCGGACAAACCAGAAGAAACGGAGCCAAACACCATGTTCAACAAAGTCATCCTCATCGGCCGCCTCGGACAAAACGCAGAAGCCAAGACCGCTCAGAACAAGAACGAGTACGTCATCCTCAACATCGCTACCCAGGAGAGCTGGAAGAACGACAAGGGAGATTACGAGAACCGTACCGAGTGGCACCGCGTCTTCGCCTGGAGCAATCTCTCGAAGTTCGCAAAGACTCTCCAGAAGGGGCAGCTCATCACTCTGGAAGGGACACTCCGGTATCGCGAGGTGACCGAAGACGTCGAGGGTGTCCCGTTTAAGCACCGCATCGCAGAGATCCATGCCATCAGCATGAAGCGGCTCTCGAAAGTCGAAGCCGCTGATGATCCTGCGGATGGCGTCAGCGAGTAACAAAGAGGTGGACGAGCTTGTCACTCATCCACCTCTTCGTACCTCTTGAATCTCGTCCGCCTGCTACTCGACGGATTTCTTTGCGGCCGCCCAACGTATTTTCTGGGCAGCTGCGATGCGAGCCTTGCCCTCCGCACTCATCGTGCGCTTCGCGCCGGCCTTCGCTGGGGCCACGACCTTTTTCGGGCGGCCTGGGCCACGCTTGGAAGCAGCGGGCTTCGCCACAGTCTTCAAAGGCGCTGCGACCTTCTTCGGGCGCCCAGGACCGCGCTTAATTGCGGCCGGCTCGGAGTAGCCACCGAGAAGAGCGCGGGCTTGCTGAAGCTTGGTAATTTCGGCATCGATAGCAGAGAGAATCTGATTGGTGTTCATTAGTTAGCTTAGATGCACAGTAAGCTTTGAGGCGGCCACGACTACTCGACCTTGTCTGCTTCAAGTTCTCCGATTACAGGCGCGAGGATTTCAGACCGAGTGTCAGCGAAGGCTTCTGCATTCACCTGCAAGGCAATTTGCCCTAAGCGCTTCGTCGTCACATCGTCGAATGCCGCTGCTTCTTTTAAGAAGTCGAGAATGCCATCTTCTCCCAACTGCGTGGCCAGCGCCAGCGTTGCTCTGTAAGCTCCGAGCCTATGAAACTCCAAGCGCTGCAAGTGGACCAACAGCGTTGCATCGAGGAGATTCCCTTTTTCAAGACGCTCCAGTGCATCATCGCATTCGGACAACATTGCCTTCACAGAGCGGCTCTCTGCTCCAGCTGCCCTTCGGTCGAGGAATATTAGCGCCGACTTGAGGTTTTTTGTGTGGCTCTTTGCCTGAGCGGCCTGCTGGTCGAGCATCAACACCAGTTCCTTCGTGGCGACCTTCTTCTTCAATAACGGAAACGTCTTCGAGATCAAGGACTCAGCTGCATACAGCGCTTCAACCTCATCAGCGAAGAGGCTTCTGAAGCCTGAGTTGGGCATGACTATCTCTTTCGTTCGTACGGTCCTGGCGCAGTTTGCCTTGGGTGAATTGGCATAATCGGGGTCTACTCCACTGCAATCCCCGAGCAGCAGAGAACCGCGGAGCAGATCAGCCGACAGGAGATGCGGGCTATACAAAGAGGCTGTTTAAGTCCGCGGTATGCGCTGCTCGCGAGCCCAGAGATCGAGCTCTTCGCCGACGACCAGGTGCATGGTGGACTCAGCCCATCGTCCAAAGGCTTCCGATGCCTGCAGGAGATGCAAATGCAAAGCTTCTTGACCGATTGAAGGTACCGGCCCTGGGAAGAACATTACCCCTGTCGGGACATGACTATCGTCCGTCTCTATAGTCTCTTCACGCAGCGGCAGAGATGCAGGCGCGCCGGTCATCTCACGTACGGCTTCATCGCAGAGCGCCATGAGGCGTCTATCCAATGTGTCCCGGCGGGTCTGCTGCGCATCCAGTGACGATGCCTGCTTTGCATCTGCTTCATCGGTGAAGTGCAGTTCCAGATACGCGGCTGCCTTTTCCCCAAGCACTGCGGAGGTAGAACGATCAGGATCAAGTCCCATCCCGCTTGGTGATGACCATGCGACCAGCTGAAGCGTGCAGGGAGGAAGCCCGTGATTCCGCTGCGCGACTGCTTTCAGGATCTCCAACCCGCTTACAAGGCCGACGTGATGCTGCAGAAGAGTGTCTGAACCTTGGTTGAGGAGGCTTCCAAGCACAACAGCCTGATCGCTCTTGCCGGGGACGGTGATCCAGGTGTTTCCTGTCTCATCGCAATGATGTTCAAACGTAAGTTGCTGCAGTTGATCTTGAAACCACGCGCTTGCTGAGCGGGCTGCAGATCCCCCGTCTCCATCAGTCCAGTCGCCGAGTTCTTTTAGGTGGGCCGCTACAGCTTTCGAGTTGATCATGTTCTTAGCTGACCCACTCGGGCTCGCTCTGTCAAGGCAGGTGCATTGAGCGCATACATCGCTTTTCGATGCGGGAACAATGCGCTATGCGTTGCGGCCAGGCTCACCATCGAAGTCTGACAACAACAGATGAAAGCTCACTGCTGCGAGCCGAGCCGCCCGGGGACGATCAATGACCAAACGTGGGGCTGATCTGCTCTATTCTCCAGATGGGGCCCCCAAGATAGAGCTGTCCTTCCTCGCGAATGAAGGCAGGCGGATCGCCAGCCATAATCCAGATGTGGAAGTCCTCAGGCTCCTTGCCAATGACCGGCGCGATTATGCCAGTGATACCGCCCAGCTCCACGTGAATTTTGAAATCCGTGGCTTTACGTTGCACTCCACCCGCGCTGAAGACCATAACCCCTATCGGCTTTATGGAAAGGTGAATCAATCGAGGCTTGTCGCCGGGTGCAACATACGAAACTTTCGTTTCGGCCGCAGAAGCAGAGATGTTCAGCAGAAGGTTTGGGGGCAGCCCATTGGCGACATCGAGTGGCAGATCCAAATGTTCCTCCTTGACCTTGCCATCTCCGTCCCGTGAGGTGATCGTTCCTGACAGCCCATCGATCAATACATCGATGGGCTTTGGAAATGACGGCCCCTTCTGGATGTGGTGGTCGCTGACCAGCCGGAACATTCCCCGTTGCGTGAAGATCGTGCGGTCGTCATCCACGGAGCCGTCCCGAAAACGAAAGATGAGCTGGGATGTCACCCTAGTGCCTCGCACGGTCTGTGTTACTTCCCCCGTTGCAATCTGTTTTCCCTCCAAGGTCTTCAACGCGAGGAAAGCGTGAGTGGAGCCTTGTGGATACCGCACTGGTACGGGTTCGGCGTGGGCGCGCATCCAGGTCCGCTGCAACTGTCGGCACCACGGTCATGATCAAGACCCGACCCGGTCTGCGCGCTGATCTCGTGACCTTAGGCAGGGGTGTGGTGCCGCCTATGTAAGCGGTTCTTCTCGGAACCTGCTGTTCGACGGGCGTCGTAGACCATGGTGCGCAGTGTTTCGCTTGTCACAACAAAGGTCGTAGTTTAATTACGATTAGTGTCGCATTTAGTGGCGGGCCGCTCTTGGCAACACGGGGAGAGGCAGACGACCGCTCAGGGATGCTATGTATGAAGGACGGTAAATGAGCCCGCAATCAAATCAACGCACTTTACTTGCAATTGGTCCGCTGTTCGCGATTGCGTCGGTCGTGGGACTCGCGGCAACGGCATTCGCGTACACAGCAGGGTGGCTTACGCCCCGCCGGCTTACACCAGATAAGTTGGTCGCCGCATTGGCACCTCCAAGCGGCCAGGCGCTCGGGCATCGTCGCAATCACATTAAGGGCATTTGTTTCACGGGCACCTTCACTGCAAATGGCGCGGGAGAGGCGCTATCAACAGCAGAAGTTTTTACCCCGGGTCAGTACCCCGTCGTAGGACGCTTTAATGTACCAGGCGGCGACCCGCACATGCCGGACGCTATGGCGCAGGCGCGAGGGTTCAGCATACGCATCACCACGCCACACGGTGGCGATTGGCGCAGCGCTATGCTGGACGCGCCGTTCTTTGCAGCGTCCTCGCCACAGGCGTTTTACCAATTCCTAAGCGCCGCAGGCAGCAAAGATCCCGGAACCATCAAGAGTTACCTGGCTGCGCATCCTGAGACGTCTTCTTTCATCGCCTGGGCAAAGACACATCCGCGCACGGAGAGCTGGACCGAAGACCGCTTCAACAGCCTGAACTCGTTCTTGTTTATCGACAACGCGGGGGTCAAGCACGCGGTACGTTGGTCGCTGATCCCTTCTGCCACGCCAGTACTGCTTTCACCGGACCAACTTGCAGCTCGCCCGCCCGATTTTTTGCAAATGGACATTGCTCAGCGTGTCGGCACTGCTCCGCGGCACTGGGAGATGGTGCTAACCGTCGCCAATCCCAACGACCCGACGGCGGATCCAACCAAGACTTGGCCCGCTGACCGACGGACCCTAGATGTGGGTACGCTAGCCGCGAATCACGTCGAAACGGAAAGCGACGGTCCCTGCCGCGACATCAACTTTGATCCAGCCGTCCTGCCTGCCGGCATCACCACATCGGACGACACCTTTCCAGCCGCGCGTTCCGCTGCATACCGTGTGTCCTATGACCATCGGATGGCTGAAGCCAAGAACTATCCTCGCGGAGGAGCGCAATGACAGCTATCAAGCGATTTACCGCTCCGCAACGGCTACTCCACTGGGGCATGGCGGTCTGCATAGTCGCCATGCTGTTCCTCGGCGTTGGCATGATCTCGACTGTCACGCCGAAGTGGCTGACGCTGGTGCAGATCCACAAAACGCTTGGGATCATAGTCTTGCTACTCGCTTTACTGCGCCTGCTGCTCCGCATCCGGTACACATCGCCGTCATTACCACGAGACATGCCGGTGCTGATGCGGTTTGCCGCAGACTCGTCGCAATACGTGTTCTACGCGCTCATGCTCAGTATGCCGTTGCTCGGCTGGGGGATGCTCTCTGCCGCGGCACATCCAGTGGTTTTATTTGGAAAGGTGCATCTGCCCGCGATTGTTCCGGTCAGCGCAGCGCTGTACCCGCTGCTGCAGCGTGCACACTCCGTCCTCGGCTACGCCTTCTTCGCTCTCATCCTTATGCATACTGCAGCACTGCTGTTCCACAAACTAGTGCGGAAAGATGGCGTCTTCGAAGCCATGGCACCCGTTGTCACGGTGAACCAGAAACGCGAACTGGATGCGAAACACGTCTGAGCAATCGTCGGGCTGCACTTGAATCCCGGAATTGCGGTACTTTCATTGTTTTTCCTAGACTTAACTGCCGGTTTACGGCACTGAAATCCCGGAGTATTGCACTAAGATCCCGGACGAAGATCGGGTGAAAGTTTTCCGGGATTTGAACGCAGACGTGGCCCAAGTGGGAGGCTGCAAAGGAAGCAGACTGGCAATCACCTAGACGACACGAATTGAATTTGGGGCTTTGCTAACGTGAGGGATTGGTTCCGACTAGGGTATGTTGTTTCGACATACCCCCTGATTGTACTTTGAGAAATTATCTGTCGTACGGGCCCTATCTCTCAATGTCGGGGGCAATCCTCAAAGCCACCTGAATTTGTGGTGACGGCACGTGGATTCGTTGGGGTACAACCAGGACGCTCCCACGCACCAGCCCAACAACAACTACCGGAACAAAACAGACGACAACGAGATAATCACGCTACAGGCCAGAGCCGAAATAGTTCGAAGCTACAGCGCTGGGGCACATCACGATGTCGCCCACAATGCAAAACCACCTTGAATCGCATTGCTATTCGCCCCGCAGGAAGTGCCGTTCGGTAGTTTCTTCATGAGTTTGGCATTGCCGCCCCCGAGCAGGACAGAATCACACACCGTAGCGGCACGTAAGAGCGCAACAATTTTCAGCACGGATCTGCGCCACGCCTTCTTGCCACGTCGCTCGAGCCCAGCTTGGCCGATGTACTGCTCATAGGTGCGGCCGTTTTTGTATGGAAGATGAGCCAGTTCGAGGGGGATGATAGTGCCGTCGAAAATGAGACAGGAGCCCAGACCGGTACCAATACCAAGGAAGAGCATCCGACCGCCCCGGTAGCCGCCCAGCGCCTGCATGGCAGCATCGTTGAGAAATCGGATTTGCTTGCCGGGGAAAGCTTCTGCGTACGAGAAGTCGACCCATCCGGCAGCGAGGTTGTGGGGTTCGGCCAGGGGACCGTTCTTCCCGACAGGCCCCGGATAGCCGAAGGAGATAGCGTCGTACTCCCAACTCGCGGTGACGGTGCGCACCTGATCGACCATATCTTGAGCGGTCATGTCGGGCCCGGAGACGATTTTGAGGGGGACAACATGGTCGCTTGAGGCCACCTTGACGTGAGTGCCACCTATATCAACAACTAGAATCTTCATCAAGAGTAGGATGCTCCCGAGTTACGCCTTTACGGGTGTCATTTATTTGCGACGGTGGCGTTTCCGAGATGAGCGTCGCCTCTTGCGATGACGCCCGCGCTCAGAACATCGGCCTAGACTGCATATCTTTCTTCCGAAAATCAAGGATCCGCTGCTCGTGTCGATCCGGGTGCTGCTCTCTCCATAGCTTCAGCAACAGAGGCGGCATGGCGGAAAGGACTACCGTCGTGC is a genomic window containing:
- a CDS encoding single-stranded DNA-binding protein, which encodes MATAHPLGKHVPQTADKPEETEPNTMFNKVILIGRLGQNAEAKTAQNKNEYVILNIATQESWKNDKGDYENRTEWHRVFAWSNLSKFAKTLQKGQLITLEGTLRYREVTEDVEGVPFKHRIAEIHAISMKRLSKVEAADDPADGVSE
- a CDS encoding DUF892 family protein — its product is MPNSGFRSLFADEVEALYAAESLISKTFPLLKKKVATKELVLMLDQQAAQAKSHTKNLKSALIFLDRRAAGAESRSVKAMLSECDDALERLEKGNLLDATLLVHLQRLEFHRLGAYRATLALATQLGEDGILDFLKEAAAFDDVTTKRLGQIALQVNAEAFADTRSEILAPVIGELEADKVE
- a CDS encoding catalase family peroxidase; the protein is MSPQSNQRTLLAIGPLFAIASVVGLAATAFAYTAGWLTPRRLTPDKLVAALAPPSGQALGHRRNHIKGICFTGTFTANGAGEALSTAEVFTPGQYPVVGRFNVPGGDPHMPDAMAQARGFSIRITTPHGGDWRSAMLDAPFFAASSPQAFYQFLSAAGSKDPGTIKSYLAAHPETSSFIAWAKTHPRTESWTEDRFNSLNSFLFIDNAGVKHAVRWSLIPSATPVLLSPDQLAARPPDFLQMDIAQRVGTAPRHWEMVLTVANPNDPTADPTKTWPADRRTLDVGTLAANHVETESDGPCRDINFDPAVLPAGITTSDDTFPAARSAAYRVSYDHRMAEAKNYPRGGAQ
- a CDS encoding cytochrome b, which produces MTAIKRFTAPQRLLHWGMAVCIVAMLFLGVGMISTVTPKWLTLVQIHKTLGIIVLLLALLRLLLRIRYTSPSLPRDMPVLMRFAADSSQYVFYALMLSMPLLGWGMLSAAAHPVVLFGKVHLPAIVPVSAALYPLLQRAHSVLGYAFFALILMHTAALLFHKLVRKDGVFEAMAPVVTVNQKRELDAKHV
- a CDS encoding ROK family protein, with protein sequence MKILVVDIGGTHVKVASSDHVVPLKIVSGPDMTAQDMVDQVRTVTASWEYDAISFGYPGPVGKNGPLAEPHNLAAGWVDFSYAEAFPGKQIRFLNDAAMQALGGYRGGRMLFLGIGTGLGSCLIFDGTIIPLELAHLPYKNGRTYEQYIGQAGLERRGKKAWRRSVLKIVALLRAATVCDSVLLGGGNAKLMKKLPNGTSCGANSNAIQGGFALWATS